In Trichoplusia ni isolate ovarian cell line Hi5 unplaced genomic scaffold, tn1 tig00001370, whole genome shotgun sequence, one genomic interval encodes:
- the LOC113507285 gene encoding uncharacterized protein LOC113507285, which produces MSSEDQDMSKNVIISRKTLVEVFFKSKYKSFDSKFKEIIDFVASQTNCPTQSRTDLTLQLRNFKRQFNTKWLLHGKHRERLFANEKTWLDGSCKFTRFVVINSGRPTSNFSDSSENSKRRKTSSLRAEMDADFLTYAAQMKLRSSGRTTEAQVIKKMSVCPKYAKDCFDISTEIKVKKISPREALSLLIEAQLSRKQYEIIRNYAKDIFPSYKLVQAEKALCYPKDVQVTETEAVVPLQSLLDHTATRLIHSQKSVLLTQSISSSDKIVLHTKWGFDGSSSHTQYKQKFISETADDKYMFLSSLVPLRLSYEKNDSTVVLWQNPKPSSSRFCRPISLQYRKETDELVKAKKQDIDQQVENLSPTKIKVNENVYEVVHKAIFTMVDGKLCNALSDTKSTLKCYLCNATSKEFNNLNTVLQKPVKNDFISFGLSVLHCWIRLFEFFLHLSYKLPIQEWRVNKENKETVEQNKKRIQTEFRKQLSLIVDKPKPGFGNSNDGNVARIFFQNFEKSAAITQIDSQLIKRFYIILQTISSGFKINSHKFQTFCHETASLYVSLYPWMPMTPTVHKLLIHGPEIVTQALLPIGQLSEEAQESRNKDFKTYRERFSRKTSRTENLIDIMNRLFISSDPILSLMRKVPKMKRKPFDPEVIEMLEEE; this is translated from the exons atgtccAGTGAAGATCAAG atatgtCGAAAAACGTCATTATCAGTAGAAAAACTTTagtagaagtattttttaagagtaaatataaatcatttgatagtaaatttaaagaaataatagattttgttgCTTCCCAAACGAATTGTCCTACGCAATCTCGTACAGATTTAACTTTACAACTGCGTAACTTCAAGCGACAATTTAACACGAAATGGTTACTACACGGTAAACATAGAGAAAGACTATTCGCTAATGAAAAGACTTGGTTGGATGGAAGTTGTAAATTTACACGTTTTGTAGTCATAAACTCAGGAAGGCCCACTTCAAATTTTAGTGACTCTAGCGAAAATTCAAAACGCAGAAAAACATCTAGTCTGCGTGCTGAGATGGATGCAGATTTTTTAACTTATGCAGCACAAATGAAGCTAAGGTCCTCAGGTAGAACCACAGAAgcacaagttattaaaaaaatgtcagtaTGTCCCAAATACGCAAAAGACTGTTTTGACATATCTACCGAAATAAAGGTCAAGAAAATATCACCGCGGGAAGCACTTTCATTACTAATTGAGGCTCAACTATCTCGtaaacaatatgaaattatCAGAAACTACgctaaagatatttttccatCTTACAAGTTGGTGCAGGCAGAAAAGGCTCTTTGCTATCCGAAAGACGTTCAGGTTACAGAAACTGAAGCTGTCGTGCCCCTTCAGTCGTTGCTTGATCACACTGCCACTCGTCTGATACATTCACAAAAAAGTGTTCTTCTTACGCAGTCAATAAGCTCTTCGGATAAAATTGTATTGCATACGAAATGGGGTTTTGACGGAAGCTCCAGTCATAcccaatacaaacaaaagtttatttcggAGACTGCTGACgacaaatatatgtttttaagtagTCTCGTTCCATTAAGACTTTCGTATGAGAAAAATGATAGCACAGTTGTTTTGTGGCAAAATCCAAAGCCTTCTTCATCACGATTTTGTCGGCCGATAAGTCTCCAGTATCGTAAAGAAACTGATGAATTAgtcaaagcaaaaaaacaagacattgaTCAACAAGTTGAAAATTTGTCACCAACAAAGATTAAAGTGAATGAGAATGTATATGAAGTTGTGCATAAGGCTATTTTTACAATGGTGGATGGTAAATTATGTAATGCCCTCTCAGATACGAAATCTACATTgaagtgttatttatgtaatgccacctctaaagaatttaataatttaaatactgttctgCAAAAACCCgtcaaaaatgatttcatatcGTTTGGTTTATCAGTCTTACATTGCTGGATAcgattgtttgaattttttttgcaCCTTTCTTATAAATTACCCATTCAGGAGTGGCGtgtgaataaagaaaacaaagagacagtagaacaaaataaaaaacgaattcaGACTGAGTTTAGAAAACAACTATCCCTTATTGTAGACAAACCAAAACCTGGCTTTGGCAACAGCAATGACGGGAATGTGGCACGTATTTTCTtccaaaactttgaaaagtcaGCCGCGATAACACAGATTGATTCGCAGCTTATAAAACGATTCTACATAATATTGCAAACGATATCAAGtgggtttaaaataaattcacacaagtttcaaacattttgtcatGAAACTGCTTCTCTTTACGTAAGTCTGTATCCATGGATGCCAATGACACCTACAGTCCACAAACTTTTAATACATGGCCCTGAAATTGTTACCCAAGCTTTGTTGCCGATTGGTCAACTCAGTGAAGAAGCCCAGGAGTCTAgaaataaggattttaaaacGTACCGAGAACGTTTTAGTCGAAAAACATCCAGAACTGAAAATCTCATAGACATCATGAATCGCTTGTTCATATCCTCAGACCCCATCTTAAGCCTGATGCGCAAAGTGcctaaaatgaaacgaaaacccTTCGATCCGGAGGTTATTGAGATGTTAGAAGAAGAATAA